The following coding sequences lie in one Asterias amurensis chromosome 18, ASM3211899v1 genomic window:
- the LOC139950515 gene encoding uncharacterized protein isoform X1, producing the protein MASCFSRRYMSSVGCGRARYSTMRRVGKLGAVLFVLWTGTVLWMVEDRTHVIQGPARNEHSAADALCPCAMYASYSPGRRRDGEEELHGGSTTQTPVESPRNESKTVDSVRNVTHPVLNYTPQLSSGSSSIPRIKNTSKIVEETKAKQLNLEAVQQKLEELEEKTLKEEALFKEQKEKIDLLIDLQRKLEERLSRRLEDKQEQNVKEKFIEEETLRQEKIAQQQLQLKQEKKSQRDSKKKVPEKVHPASVSQNPGLFDFTISNAKACREGANTDGYVDALCLVFTAPGDKLMRSRIRETWGGVKEIKGKKFVTMFLLGQKGATYQESIEKEDGEHHDIIQQNFTDSYYNLTLKTLMGLRWTSEFCPNARFMVKMDIDMFVNLYNLADRVDKAPVHNLAEGNLKDITEPIRNKNSKWYTSRDMYPKDKYPPYLNGPAYLISSDLAGPIYKESFKVRFLPWEDAYIGIIMDRLHVEPKFNSKYETYLNYENEPDTLLKIARSITFHLGEDKEKNKENIVKVWRYVQNLNNATVV; encoded by the exons ATGGCTTCTTGTTTTTCACGAAGATACA TGTCTTCAGTTGGTTGTGGGAGAGCAAGGTACTCCACCATGCGTCGTGTAGGCAAACTCGGTGCCGTGCTTTTCGTCTTATGGACGGGTACCGTTTTGTGGATGGTGGAGGACAGAACCCATGTGATCCAAGGGCCAGCGAGAAACGAACACTCCGCTGCTGATGCATTATGCCCGTGTGCCATGTACGCATCTTACAGTCCGGGCAGGAGGCGAGACGGAGAGGAGGAACTGCACGGGGGATCTACGACACAGACACCCGTTGAATCGCCTCGCAATGAAAGCAAGACGGTCGATAGTGTTCGGAATGTAACTCACCCTGTACTAAATTATACTCCTCAACTTTCCTCAGGGAGTAGTTCGATTCCGCGTATTAAAAACACTTCAAAAATTGTAGAAGAAACCAAAGCAAAACAATTGAATCTTGAAGCCGTCCAGCAAAAGCTGGAGGAATTGGAAGAGAAAACGTTGAAGGAAGAAGCTCTGTTTAAGGAGCAGAAGGAGAAGATTGATTTACTTATCGATCTTCAGAGGAAATTGGAGGAAAGACTTTCCCGTCGGCTAGAGGATAAACAGGAACAGAATGTCAAAGAGAAATTTATCGAGGAGGAAACATTGCGACAGGAGAAGATAGCTCAACAGCAGCTTCAGCTTAAGCAAGAGAAAAAATCCCAACGAGACTCAAAGAAGAAGGTGCCGGAGAAAGTGCATCCAGCGTCCGTCAGTCAGAACCCAGGACTGTTCGATTTCACCATCAGCAACGCGAAGGCGTGCCGTGAAGGGGCGAACACCGACGGCTACGTGGACGCGCTCTGCCTGGTGTTCACGGCCCCCGGGGACAAACTCATGCGGTCCCGCATCCGAGAGACGTGGGGAGGCGTCAAGGAAATCAAGGGCAAGAAATTCGTGACGATGTTCCTGCTCGGACAGAAGGGCGCCACCTACCAGGAGAGCATTGAGAAGGAGGATGGCGAACACCATGATATCATCCAGCAGAATTTCACCGATTCGTACTACAACCTCACTCTCAAGACCCTGATGGGGTTGAGGTGGACCTCGGAGTTCTGCCCCAACGCGAGGTTCATGGTAAAAATGGACATTGACATGTTTGTAAACCTGTACAACCTAGCCGATCGAGTCGACAAGGCACCTGTACACAACCTCGCAGAGGGTAACCTCAAAGATATCACAGAACCCATCCGCAATAAGAACAGTAAATGGTACACCTCCAGGGATATGTACCCAAAGGACAAGTACCCTCCGTACCTCAACGGACCAGCGTACCTCATATCCTCGGACCTAGCCGGTCCGATTTACAAGGAATCATTCAAGGTTCGTTTCTTGCCGTGGGAGGATGCCTATATAGGTATCATCATGGACCGATTGCATGTAGAACCAAAGTTCAACAGCAAATACGAAACATACCTCAATTATGAAAATGAACCAGACACCCTTCTTAAGATCGCAAGGAGCATCACGTTCCACCTTGGCGAGGACAAGGAgaagaacaaagaaaacattgttAAGGTCTGGAGATATGTGCAAAATTTAAATAATGCTACGGTCGTATAG
- the LOC139950515 gene encoding beta-1,3-galactosyltransferase 2-like isoform X2, whose amino-acid sequence MRRVGKLGAVLFVLWTGTVLWMVEDRTHVIQGPARNEHSAADALCPCAMYASYSPGRRRDGEEELHGGSTTQTPVESPRNESKTVDSVRNVTHPVLNYTPQLSSGSSSIPRIKNTSKIVEETKAKQLNLEAVQQKLEELEEKTLKEEALFKEQKEKIDLLIDLQRKLEERLSRRLEDKQEQNVKEKFIEEETLRQEKIAQQQLQLKQEKKSQRDSKKKVPEKVHPASVSQNPGLFDFTISNAKACREGANTDGYVDALCLVFTAPGDKLMRSRIRETWGGVKEIKGKKFVTMFLLGQKGATYQESIEKEDGEHHDIIQQNFTDSYYNLTLKTLMGLRWTSEFCPNARFMVKMDIDMFVNLYNLADRVDKAPVHNLAEGNLKDITEPIRNKNSKWYTSRDMYPKDKYPPYLNGPAYLISSDLAGPIYKESFKVRFLPWEDAYIGIIMDRLHVEPKFNSKYETYLNYENEPDTLLKIARSITFHLGEDKEKNKENIVKVWRYVQNLNNATVV is encoded by the coding sequence ATGCGTCGTGTAGGCAAACTCGGTGCCGTGCTTTTCGTCTTATGGACGGGTACCGTTTTGTGGATGGTGGAGGACAGAACCCATGTGATCCAAGGGCCAGCGAGAAACGAACACTCCGCTGCTGATGCATTATGCCCGTGTGCCATGTACGCATCTTACAGTCCGGGCAGGAGGCGAGACGGAGAGGAGGAACTGCACGGGGGATCTACGACACAGACACCCGTTGAATCGCCTCGCAATGAAAGCAAGACGGTCGATAGTGTTCGGAATGTAACTCACCCTGTACTAAATTATACTCCTCAACTTTCCTCAGGGAGTAGTTCGATTCCGCGTATTAAAAACACTTCAAAAATTGTAGAAGAAACCAAAGCAAAACAATTGAATCTTGAAGCCGTCCAGCAAAAGCTGGAGGAATTGGAAGAGAAAACGTTGAAGGAAGAAGCTCTGTTTAAGGAGCAGAAGGAGAAGATTGATTTACTTATCGATCTTCAGAGGAAATTGGAGGAAAGACTTTCCCGTCGGCTAGAGGATAAACAGGAACAGAATGTCAAAGAGAAATTTATCGAGGAGGAAACATTGCGACAGGAGAAGATAGCTCAACAGCAGCTTCAGCTTAAGCAAGAGAAAAAATCCCAACGAGACTCAAAGAAGAAGGTGCCGGAGAAAGTGCATCCAGCGTCCGTCAGTCAGAACCCAGGACTGTTCGATTTCACCATCAGCAACGCGAAGGCGTGCCGTGAAGGGGCGAACACCGACGGCTACGTGGACGCGCTCTGCCTGGTGTTCACGGCCCCCGGGGACAAACTCATGCGGTCCCGCATCCGAGAGACGTGGGGAGGCGTCAAGGAAATCAAGGGCAAGAAATTCGTGACGATGTTCCTGCTCGGACAGAAGGGCGCCACCTACCAGGAGAGCATTGAGAAGGAGGATGGCGAACACCATGATATCATCCAGCAGAATTTCACCGATTCGTACTACAACCTCACTCTCAAGACCCTGATGGGGTTGAGGTGGACCTCGGAGTTCTGCCCCAACGCGAGGTTCATGGTAAAAATGGACATTGACATGTTTGTAAACCTGTACAACCTAGCCGATCGAGTCGACAAGGCACCTGTACACAACCTCGCAGAGGGTAACCTCAAAGATATCACAGAACCCATCCGCAATAAGAACAGTAAATGGTACACCTCCAGGGATATGTACCCAAAGGACAAGTACCCTCCGTACCTCAACGGACCAGCGTACCTCATATCCTCGGACCTAGCCGGTCCGATTTACAAGGAATCATTCAAGGTTCGTTTCTTGCCGTGGGAGGATGCCTATATAGGTATCATCATGGACCGATTGCATGTAGAACCAAAGTTCAACAGCAAATACGAAACATACCTCAATTATGAAAATGAACCAGACACCCTTCTTAAGATCGCAAGGAGCATCACGTTCCACCTTGGCGAGGACAAGGAgaagaacaaagaaaacattgttAAGGTCTGGAGATATGTGCAAAATTTAAATAATGCTACGGTCGTATAG